A single window of Zootoca vivipara chromosome 17, rZooViv1.1, whole genome shotgun sequence DNA harbors:
- the LIF gene encoding leukemia inhibitory factor produces MHCRLVPGKPLLRNRRNLMCDNIGPCGDTVFNQIKCQVTRLNLSAPGLFDAYLESQGSPFNRAEVKSLCVSKDTFPSFDNRTRKEMLISLYKIFTFFNASLGNITRDQENNDRKDLLERLNNTTAKTQGLLANLTCLLCSEYKVTDVKVTYGSEETGTFEKKKQGCWALRMYTETIPLIAQALGKCHRLR; encoded by the exons ATGCACTGCCGACTGGTTCCTGGAAAACCCCTCTTGAGGAACAGGCGGAACCTCATGTGTGACAACATCGGCCCTTGTGGAGATACAGTCTTCAATCAAATTAAGTGCCAAGTGACACGTCTCAATTTGTCAGCCCCGGGTCTCTTTGATGCCTAT ctggagagccaaggctCGCCCTTCAACAGAGCGGAGGTGAAATCGCTTTGCGTCTCCAAAGACACTTTCCCCTCCTTCGACAACCGGACCAGGAAAGAGATGCTGATCTCGCTGTACAAGATCTTCACCTTTTTCAACGCCTCTCTGGGCAACATCACCAGAGACCAGGAGAACAACGACAGGAAGGACCTGCTGGAACGGCTCAACAACACCACCGCCAAAACGCAAGGCCTCCTAGCCAACCTCACCTGCCTGTTGTGCTCCGAGTACAAAGTCACCGACGTGAAGGTTACCTACGGCTCGGAGGAAACGGGCACGtttgagaagaagaagcagggctGCTGGGCCCTCAGGATGTACACAGAGACCATCCCCCTCATCGCTCAGGCGTTGGGGAAATGCCATAGGCTGAGATGA